Genomic DNA from Nonomuraea rubra:
ACAACCACGCGGAGCTGCGCAGGGAGCTGGGCGGGCATCTGGCCAGGTTCAACGCGGTGACGGGCGAGGTGTTCGGCTACCCGCACGCCGGGATCACCGGCGCGACATGGCGCGAGGCGTTCCTGGCGATGGCGGCGGCGCTGCTCGGCGACACGGAGCGTTACCCGACGCCGCTGCCGCTGCCCGCCGGGGAGGTCATGGCCGTGTTCGAGGCCGCGGCGCCGGCGCTGGACGAGGTGACGACGCCGCGGCTGGTGCACTTCGACGTGTGGGCGGGCAACGTCTTCCTCGACCTGAGCGGGACGCCCCGGATCCAGGCGATCATCGACCACGAGCGGGCCTTCTGGGGCGACCCGCTGGCCGAGTTCGTCACGCCGACGATCTTCGGTGAGCTGGCGGAGGACGATCCGCTGCTGGCGGGGTACCGCGAGGTGACCCCGCTGGAGCTGACGCCGGCGGCGCGCACCAGGCTCGACCTCTACCGCGCCTACCTGTACCTGATCCTGCTGGTCGAGAACGGACCCCGGCAGTACCCGGAGAACGAGTACGCCAGGGTCCGCGATCTCGCGACGGCGTCACTGAGCGACGTGCTGGACCGCCTCGCACGCACGTCCTGACGGCGTCACGGACCTGCGTGCCGGACCGCCCGCACACACGGACACCGGCCGCTGTGCCGGACCGCTACGCAAGCGCGGTCACTGGCCTGCGCGGCAGACCGCCTGCACGCACGGTCACCGGCCGGTGTGCTGGACGGCTTCGTAGGCGCGGTCGGACGGGCGACCGGCGGACAGGTCGCCGCAGCGGCTGCCGCCCTTGATCGTGTTCGGCACGCCCAGGTCGGCGGGTGTGTTCCCGGGGCAGGCGAGCGCGCCCTTGATCGTGCTGCCCGACAGGATCGGCGCCGTGTTGCCGCTGAGCAGCGCGGCGCCGCGCACGTCGGCGCCCACGATCGTCACGCCGGAGGCGCCGCTCACCGCGAGCGCGCCGTCCACGCGGGCGCCGAGCAGGTGCACCTCGGCGGGCCTGGCCGCGCTGAGCGCCCCGGTGATCCGGCCGCCGGTGACGACCAGCGACGCGCCGGGCCGCACCGTGACGGCCCCCGTGACCTGGGCGCCGTCGAGGCAGGTGACGCCGCCGGTGACGGTGAGCGGGCCGCGGTGGGTGCCCGTGACGGTCCTGGTGCAGGCGGGCGGCGGGGCGATGGTGGTGACGGTGAAGCTCTTCGCCTTGCCGTAGTTGCCGGCGGCGTCGATCGAGCGGTACTCGACGACGTGCCTGCCGCGCGGCAGCTTGCCGTACACGAGGGAGTCGATCACTGTGCCCTGCTCGGAGAACGTCCAGGGCAGCTCCGACGAGGTGGGCCAGCCGAAGTAGTTGAACCAGCCGTCGCCGTCCACCCGCGACTCCGACACCACGTACCCGTCGCGGTCGTCGGTGCCGGTGAGCCGCATGGTGAAGGGGCCGTTGTAGACGTAGGTGTCGCCGGACGACGCCAGCGGCCGTGACAGCTCGTACGCCGTGCGCGGCCCGGTGGCGTCTACCGTCCAGGTGAGGGTCCTGCCGCCGAGGGTCGCGGTGAGCGTGCCCGGCTTGGCGTCCAGCTTGCCCAGGTCCAAATCGGTGCCCTCGTAGGTGCGGCCGTTCAGGGTCCAGGTGACCTCGGGGACGGTGGCCGCGGGGTGGGTGGTCTCGACGTAGACGACGTCCTCGCGGCCGAGCGGCCGGTCGGTGGGCGTGGAGGAGACGAACGCGGGCTCCAGGCCGTCAGGCGGGGTGGTGATCGCCGTGTCCACGGTCCAGGTGCGGGTCCTGGTCATGGCGGTCCTGATGGCCGGGTCGCGGACGAACCCGGTCGGGTCCGAGACGGTCGCGGTGACGATGTGCGTGCCCGGGGCCAGGCCGAGCGTGCGCAGGTCGAGGGAGTCGCGGTCGCCGGGCAGGTCCTGGCCGTCCACGGACCAGGTGGTGACCAGGGAGTGGCTGACGGGGCGCATCGGCTCGACCCAGAGCACACGGTCGGCGCCGACCGGCGCGCCGGCGGGGGTGGCGTCCTGGATCAGCATGGTCTTGGCGGTGATGCGCTGGGTCATGACCTCGCGGCTGACCTGGTCGAAGTAGTAGCCGAG
This window encodes:
- a CDS encoding M64 family metallopeptidase, with amino-acid sequence MRIFAALTLATALLCVSPAAPASAAAEPGSATVVPVQVTGAPAKRFNLIILGDGYTEAEQAKFRADADRHLNVMWSIEPFKSYRNYINVYRVDIVSGESGISCDPGLDAPRRTTPLGMGFWGRCNPASVQRLITMDNAAATRYADLVTGTASGNRQILALGNSGTYGGAGGSYATASGSNSMSALISPHELGHSLGGLQDEYDYYQRGVPGGTYAGPEPSSAHHTLLTEQEMLDQRRKWWRWLGEPSESGGPIGRYEGGLYYTAGVWRPSAHSMMKTLGYYFDQVSREVMTQRITAKTMLIQDATPAGAPVGADRVLWVEPMRPVSHSLVTTWSVDGQDLPGDRDSLDLRTLGLAPGTHIVTATVSDPTGFVRDPAIRTAMTRTRTWTVDTAITTPPDGLEPAFVSSTPTDRPLGREDVVYVETTHPAATVPEVTWTLNGRTYEGTDLDLGKLDAKPGTLTATLGGRTLTWTVDATGPRTAYELSRPLASSGDTYVYNGPFTMRLTGTDDRDGYVVSESRVDGDGWFNYFGWPTSSELPWTFSEQGTVIDSLVYGKLPRGRHVVEYRSIDAAGNYGKAKSFTVTTIAPPPACTRTVTGTHRGPLTVTGGVTCLDGAQVTGAVTVRPGASLVVTGGRITGALSAARPAEVHLLGARVDGALAVSGASGVTIVGADVRGAALLSGNTAPILSGSTIKGALACPGNTPADLGVPNTIKGGSRCGDLSAGRPSDRAYEAVQHTGR
- a CDS encoding phosphotransferase family protein, which produces MDSRTKRRLTDAELGALVRRAVGADVTSATELTDGYANAVWRLKLDDGREAVLKLSPPPELEQLSYERNLLRMEAAAIGLAAAAGVPVAGLLRAGYDDPVLGGDYLLLAALDGVSWNDVKPDNHAELRRELGGHLARFNAVTGEVFGYPHAGITGATWREAFLAMAAALLGDTERYPTPLPLPAGEVMAVFEAAAPALDEVTTPRLVHFDVWAGNVFLDLSGTPRIQAIIDHERAFWGDPLAEFVTPTIFGELAEDDPLLAGYREVTPLELTPAARTRLDLYRAYLYLILLVENGPRQYPENEYARVRDLATASLSDVLDRLARTS